A genomic region of Gadus macrocephalus chromosome 5, ASM3116895v1 contains the following coding sequences:
- the LOC132457571 gene encoding retinol dehydrogenase 14-like translates to MMGKTVIVTGANSGIGKATTVDILRQRGRVIMACRDMERAEEAAHEILAVTEAHARQLVVKPLDLASLKSVHEFCQGIIEEEPRVDVLINNAGVYQCPYSKTVDGFEMQFGVNHLGHFLLTNLLLDLLKRSAPSRVVVVSSKLYKHAHVNFEDLNGEQHYDKAFAYGQSKLANLLFSLELAQRLEGTGVTANSLTPGIVRTNLGRHVHIPSMAKPLFGLVSRGLFKSPEEGSRTSVYLACSPDVEGVQGKCFADCHPQVLLPKATDMNVAGKLWDISEVMVGITT, encoded by the exons ATGATGGGGAAAACTGTAATAGTTACCGGGGCCAACAGTGGAATTGGAAAAGCCACGACGGTAGACATTCTGAGGCAGCGGGGTCGCGTTATCATGGCCTGCAGGGACATGGAGAGGGCAGAGGAAGCCGCCCATGAGATCCTCGCTGTCACCGAGGCACACGCCAGGCAACTGGTGGTCAAACCACTGGACCTTGCATCTCTGAAGTCGGTTCACGAGTTTTGTCAAGGCATCATTGAG GAAGAACCACGTGTCGACGTGCTCATCAACAACGCCGGGGTCTACCAGTGCCCCTACTCCAAGACGGTCGATGGCTTCGAGATGCAGTTCGGGGTCAATCACCTCGGCCACTTCCTCCTCACTAACCTGTTGCTGGACCTGCTGAAACGCTCAGCTCCGAGTCGGGTCGTCGTGGTGTCGTCCAAGCTCTACAAGCACGCTCACGTTAACTTTGAGGACCTGAACGGCGAGCAGCACTACGACAAGGCCTTCGCCTACGGTCAAAGCAAACTGGCCAACCTGCTGTTCAGCTTGGAGCTGGCTCAACGGCTCGAGGGTACCGGCGTCACGGCCAACTCACTGACTCCTGGCATCGTCAGGACCAACCTAGGAAGACACGTCCACATCCCCAGCATGGCAAAGCCCTTGTTCGGCCTGGTTTCCCGTGGCCTGTTCAAAAGCCCTGAGGAGGGGTCCCGGACCTCGGTCTACCTGGCCTGCAGTCCGGATGTGGAGGGTGTCCAGGGAAAGTGTTTCGCGGACTGCCACCCACAGGTGCTTCTGCCCAAGGCCACCGACATGAACGTCGCCGGTAAACTTTGGGATATCAGCGAGGTGATGGTGGGCATCACCACGTGA